A portion of the Mycobacterium paraseoulense genome contains these proteins:
- the mshC gene encoding cysteine--1-D-myo-inosityl 2-amino-2-deoxy-alpha-D-glucopyranoside ligase translates to MQSWVFPPVPVVPGRGPELRLYDTSDRQVRPVAAGTRPGAAATMYVCGITPYDSTHLGHAATYLTFDLVYRLWLDLGQPVHYVQNVTDVDDPLFERAERDGVDWRELGDREVARFREDMAALRVLPPRDYVAATQAIPEVVELVEKMLASGAAYVVDGDYPDVYYRADATPQFGYESGYDRETMLRLFEQRGGDPQRPGKTDELDALLWRAARPGEPSWPSPFGPGRPGWHVECAAIALSRLGSGLDIQGGGSDLIFPHHEFTAAHAECVRGERRFARHYVHAGMIGWDGHKMSKSRGNLVLVSTLRAQGVEPAAIRLGLLAGHYRADRFWSQQVLDEANARLRRWRTATGLPAGPDAADVIARVRQYLADDLNTPKAIAALDGWATDALEYGGHDTDAPRLVATAIDALLGVEL, encoded by the coding sequence ATGCAGTCGTGGGTGTTTCCACCGGTGCCGGTGGTGCCGGGGCGTGGCCCGGAGCTTCGCCTGTATGACACCTCCGACCGGCAGGTGCGCCCGGTGGCGGCCGGTACCCGCCCGGGTGCGGCCGCGACCATGTACGTCTGCGGCATCACCCCGTATGACTCCACCCATCTCGGTCATGCGGCGACGTATCTGACCTTCGACCTGGTCTACCGGCTGTGGCTGGATTTGGGCCAGCCGGTGCACTACGTGCAGAACGTGACCGACGTCGACGATCCGCTGTTCGAGCGCGCCGAGCGCGACGGCGTCGACTGGCGCGAGCTCGGCGATCGGGAGGTCGCCCGATTTCGCGAGGACATGGCGGCGCTGCGGGTCCTCCCGCCGCGCGATTACGTCGCGGCCACCCAGGCGATCCCCGAGGTGGTCGAACTCGTCGAGAAGATGTTGGCCTCGGGTGCGGCGTACGTCGTCGACGGCGACTACCCGGACGTGTACTACCGCGCGGACGCCACGCCGCAGTTCGGCTACGAGTCCGGCTACGACCGCGAAACCATGCTGCGACTCTTCGAGCAGCGCGGCGGCGACCCGCAGCGGCCCGGCAAGACCGACGAGCTCGACGCGCTGCTGTGGCGCGCCGCGCGGCCGGGGGAGCCGAGTTGGCCGTCGCCGTTCGGCCCCGGGCGGCCCGGCTGGCACGTCGAGTGCGCGGCGATCGCGCTCAGCCGCCTCGGCAGCGGACTGGACATCCAGGGCGGGGGGAGCGACCTGATCTTCCCGCATCACGAGTTCACGGCCGCCCACGCCGAATGTGTCCGGGGCGAGCGACGATTCGCCCGGCACTACGTGCACGCGGGGATGATCGGCTGGGACGGGCACAAGATGTCCAAGAGCCGCGGCAACCTGGTGCTGGTGTCGACGTTGCGGGCGCAGGGCGTCGAGCCGGCGGCCATCCGGCTGGGGCTGTTGGCCGGGCACTACCGCGCCGACCGGTTCTGGAGCCAGCAGGTGCTCGACGAGGCCAACGCCCGGCTGCGGCGCTGGCGCACCGCCACCGGGCTGCCCGCCGGCCCGGACGCCGCCGACGTGATCGCGCGGGTACGCCAGTATTTGGCCGACGACCTGAACACACCCAAAGCCATTGCCGCACTTGATGGTTGGGCCACCGACGCCCTCGAATACGGGGGTCACGACACCGATGCGCCGCGGCTGGTGGCCACCGCGATCGATGCGCTGCTCGGGGTGGAGCTGTGA
- a CDS encoding 3'(2'),5'-bisphosphate nucleotidase CysQ, translating to MSQGPEELTDAALAAELAADAGELLLKVRDEIGFGHPWALGDAGDTLANELILRRLRAERPHDAVLSEEAYDDRDRLRRDRVWIIDPLDGTREFSTPGRDDWAVHIALWQRPANGRREITDAAVSLPARGNTVYRTDTVTADAARVGIPHTFRIAVSATRPPFVLHRMRQSLAIQPVAIGSAGAKAMAIIDGEVDAYLHAGGQWEWDSAAPAGVVMAAGMHASRLDGSPMRYNQFDPYLPDFVMCRAEVAPILLAAIRDAWR from the coding sequence GTGAGCCAGGGCCCGGAAGAGCTGACCGACGCCGCACTGGCCGCCGAACTCGCCGCGGACGCGGGGGAGCTGCTACTCAAAGTGCGCGACGAGATCGGCTTCGGTCACCCGTGGGCATTGGGTGACGCCGGCGACACGCTGGCCAACGAGCTGATCCTGCGGCGGCTGCGCGCCGAGCGCCCCCACGATGCGGTGCTCAGCGAGGAGGCATACGACGACCGGGACCGCCTCCGGCGCGACCGGGTGTGGATCATCGACCCCCTGGACGGCACCCGGGAGTTCTCCACGCCGGGCCGCGACGACTGGGCGGTGCACATCGCGCTGTGGCAGCGCCCCGCCAACGGCCGGCGGGAAATCACCGACGCGGCGGTGTCGTTGCCGGCCCGTGGGAACACGGTGTACCGCACCGACACCGTCACCGCGGACGCCGCCCGCGTCGGCATCCCCCACACGTTCCGGATCGCCGTCAGCGCCACGCGGCCACCTTTCGTGTTGCACCGCATGCGCCAGTCGCTGGCCATCCAGCCGGTGGCGATCGGTTCGGCCGGCGCCAAGGCGATGGCCATCATCGACGGCGAGGTCGACGCCTATCTGCACGCGGGCGGCCAGTGGGAGTGGGACTCCGCCGCGCCCGCCGGGGTGGTGATGGCCGCGGGCATGCACGCCTCACGGCTGGACGGCTCGCCCATGCGCTACAACCAATTCGATCCCTACCTGCCCGACTTCGTGATGTGCCGCGCCGAGGTCGCGCCCATCCTGCTCGCGGCCATCCGCGACGCGTGGCGCTAA
- a CDS encoding PAC2 family protein — protein MTPPEGAPYGGAALPELQNTIVVAAFEGWNDAGDAASDALEHLEAIWEADPILEIDDEAYYDYQVNRPVIRQVDGVTRELVWPAMRISHCRPPGSDRDVVLMHGVEPNMRWRTFCAELVAIADKLNVDTVVILGALLADTPHTRPVPVSGAAYSPESAKRFGLEESRYEGPTGIAGVFQDACVAAGIPAVTFWAAVPHYVSQPPNPKATVALLRRVEDVLDIEVPLADLPTEAEEWEQAITEMAAEDEDLAEYVLSLEQRGDAEVDMNEALGKIDGDALAAEFERYLRRRRPGFGR, from the coding sequence GTGACCCCGCCCGAGGGCGCCCCGTATGGAGGAGCCGCGCTGCCCGAACTGCAGAACACCATCGTCGTGGCGGCGTTCGAGGGCTGGAACGACGCCGGCGACGCCGCCAGCGACGCGCTGGAGCACCTCGAGGCCATCTGGGAAGCCGACCCGATCCTGGAGATCGACGACGAGGCCTATTACGACTACCAGGTGAATCGCCCGGTCATCCGGCAGGTCGACGGTGTCACGCGCGAGCTGGTGTGGCCGGCGATGCGGATCTCGCACTGCCGGCCCCCGGGCAGCGACCGCGACGTCGTGTTGATGCACGGCGTGGAGCCCAACATGCGCTGGCGCACCTTCTGCGCCGAGCTGGTCGCCATCGCCGACAAGCTGAACGTGGACACCGTGGTCATCCTCGGAGCGCTACTGGCCGACACGCCGCACACCCGGCCGGTTCCCGTCTCCGGCGCGGCCTACAGCCCCGAGTCGGCGAAGCGCTTCGGGCTCGAGGAAAGCCGCTACGAGGGCCCGACCGGCATCGCCGGGGTGTTCCAGGACGCCTGCGTGGCCGCCGGGATCCCCGCGGTGACGTTCTGGGCTGCGGTGCCGCACTACGTGTCGCAACCGCCCAACCCGAAGGCGACGGTGGCGCTGCTGCGCCGCGTCGAGGACGTGCTCGACATCGAGGTTCCGCTGGCCGACCTGCCGACGGAAGCCGAGGAGTGGGAGCAGGCGATCACCGAGATGGCCGCCGAGGACGAGGACCTGGCCGAGTACGTGCTGTCGCTGGAACAGCGCGGCGACGCCGAGGTCGACATGAACGAAGCCCTGGGCAAGATCGACGGCGACGCGCTGGCCGCCGAGTTCGAGCGGTATCTGCGCCGCCGCCGGCCCGGGTTTGGACGTTAA
- a CDS encoding SDR family oxidoreductase — MTSLQDQVVFITGGARGIGAEVARRLRKKGAKLVLTDLNDAELTALAAELGEDHVLTAVADVRDLPAMQAAATRAVERFGGIDVVVANAGIASYGSVLQVDPEAFKRVMDINVLGVFNTVRATLPTVIERRGYVLIVSSLAAYAACPGLAPYNASKAGVEILANALRLEVAHHGVAVGSSHMSWIDTALVRDSEADLPAFGKLLASFPWPLNKTTTVDKCADAFVKGIAGRRSRIYCPGWVALFRWIKPVLSTPLGELPLHKSTAELLPQLDAQVAALGRSTSAYNQGLGKKQP, encoded by the coding sequence ATGACGTCGCTGCAGGACCAAGTCGTGTTCATCACCGGTGGTGCCCGGGGAATTGGCGCCGAGGTCGCCCGCCGGCTGCGCAAGAAGGGCGCCAAGCTCGTGCTCACCGATCTCAACGACGCCGAGCTGACCGCGCTGGCCGCCGAACTCGGCGAGGACCACGTGCTGACCGCGGTCGCCGACGTGCGGGACCTGCCGGCCATGCAGGCCGCCGCCACCCGGGCCGTCGAACGCTTCGGCGGCATCGACGTCGTGGTGGCCAACGCCGGCATCGCCAGCTACGGGTCGGTGCTGCAGGTCGACCCAGAGGCGTTCAAGCGGGTCATGGACATCAACGTGCTCGGCGTCTTCAACACCGTGCGCGCCACGCTGCCCACGGTGATCGAGCGCCGCGGCTACGTGCTCATCGTCTCGTCGCTGGCGGCCTACGCCGCGTGCCCGGGCCTGGCCCCCTACAACGCGTCGAAGGCCGGCGTCGAGATCCTGGCCAACGCGCTGCGGCTGGAGGTGGCCCACCACGGAGTCGCCGTCGGCTCGTCACACATGTCGTGGATCGACACCGCGCTGGTCCGCGACAGCGAGGCCGACCTGCCGGCCTTCGGCAAGCTGCTCGCCAGCTTCCCGTGGCCGCTGAACAAGACCACCACCGTCGACAAGTGCGCGGACGCCTTCGTCAAGGGCATCGCGGGCCGCCGCAGCCGCATCTACTGCCCGGGCTGGGTCGCACTGTTCCGCTGGATCAAGCCGGTGCTGTCCACCCCGCTCGGGGAGCTGCCCCTGCACAAATCGACCGCGGAACTGTTGCCCCAACTGGATGCCCAGGTCGCCGCGCTCGGACGCTCCACCAGCGCCTATAACCAGGGTCTGGGCAAAAAGCAGCCTTAA
- a CDS encoding DUF3090 domain-containing protein, translating to MARAIHVFRTPDRFVAGTVGQPGNRTFYIQAVHDSRVVSVVLEKQQVAVLAERIGALLLEVNRRFGTPVPPEPAEVEDLNPLITPVDAEFRVGTMGLGWDSEAQTVVVELLAVTDAEFDASVVLDDTEEGPDAVRVFLTPESARQFATRSNRVISAGRPPCPLCDEPLDPEGHICARANGYRRSALLGPDDELEA from the coding sequence ATGGCCCGCGCAATCCACGTCTTCCGCACACCCGACCGCTTCGTGGCCGGGACCGTCGGCCAACCCGGAAACCGCACCTTCTACATCCAAGCGGTGCACGATTCCCGGGTGGTGTCGGTGGTGTTGGAGAAGCAGCAGGTGGCGGTGCTGGCCGAACGCATCGGTGCGCTGCTGCTCGAGGTGAATCGGCGGTTCGGCACGCCGGTCCCGCCGGAGCCCGCCGAGGTCGAGGATCTCAACCCGCTGATCACGCCCGTGGATGCCGAGTTTCGGGTCGGAACCATGGGGCTGGGCTGGGATTCGGAGGCCCAGACCGTGGTAGTCGAGTTGCTCGCGGTCACCGACGCCGAGTTCGACGCGTCGGTGGTGCTCGACGACACCGAGGAGGGCCCCGACGCGGTTCGCGTGTTCTTGACGCCGGAGTCGGCGCGGCAGTTCGCCACCCGCTCCAATCGCGTCATCTCGGCGGGACGGCCGCCGTGCCCGCTGTGTGATGAGCCGTTGGATCCGGAGGGCCATATCTGTGCGCGCGCCAACGGCTATAGGCGCAGCGCGCTTCTCGGGCCTGACGATGAACTCGAGGCCTGA
- a CDS encoding HNH endonuclease signature motif containing protein, which translates to MAVTDREAIQHDVDALRAVVSRFQGHSYDPLTNPERLRLLEMFECETRRLQVPSHQLINQVAEQADSAELGGKLSWALADRLHITRGEASRRVAEAAELGPRRALSGEPLAPVLPATAAAQRDGAIGSDHVAMIRRLFRQLPELVDIETREHAEKHLASEATRYRPDQLAKLARRLMDCLNPDGNYTDADRARARGLVLGNHQADGMSRLSGWLTPEARASWEAVLAKLAAPGMCNPGDEAPVVDGAASEEAIERDTRSSAQRNHDGLNAALRAMLASGELGRHNGLPASIVVTTTLTELEAAAGKGLTGGGTILPMSDVIRLARHAHHYLAVFDRGEPLALYHGKRLASPGQRIVLYAMDRGCSHPGCDVPGYYCEVHHVDDWASTCRTDIDQLTLACGPHHRLLEKGWTTRRRANGDTEWIPPPHLDRGQPRTNTFHHPEKVLAEDDDEDADEAGAA; encoded by the coding sequence ATGGCTGTGACCGACCGTGAGGCGATTCAGCACGACGTCGACGCGTTGCGCGCGGTGGTCTCCCGCTTCCAGGGGCATTCGTATGACCCGCTGACCAATCCGGAGCGGTTGCGGTTGTTGGAGATGTTCGAGTGCGAGACGCGCCGGCTGCAAGTGCCAAGTCATCAACTCATCAATCAGGTTGCCGAGCAGGCTGATTCCGCCGAGCTGGGCGGCAAGCTGAGCTGGGCGCTGGCCGACCGGCTGCACATCACTCGGGGGGAGGCCAGCCGCCGCGTCGCCGAGGCCGCCGAGCTGGGCCCGCGGCGGGCGCTTTCCGGTGAGCCGTTGGCACCGGTTTTGCCCGCCACCGCGGCGGCCCAGCGCGACGGGGCCATCGGGTCGGACCATGTGGCGATGATCCGGCGGCTTTTTCGCCAGCTGCCGGAATTGGTCGACATTGAAACGCGCGAGCACGCCGAGAAACACCTGGCCTCCGAGGCCACTCGGTATCGCCCGGATCAACTGGCCAAGCTGGCCCGCCGCCTGATGGACTGCCTCAACCCCGACGGCAATTACACCGACGCGGACCGGGCGCGGGCACGGGGGCTGGTGCTGGGCAACCATCAGGCCGACGGTATGTCGCGCCTGAGCGGGTGGCTAACCCCCGAGGCGCGCGCCAGCTGGGAGGCGGTGCTGGCCAAGCTGGCCGCCCCCGGGATGTGCAACCCCGGCGACGAGGCGCCGGTGGTCGACGGCGCCGCGTCCGAAGAAGCCATCGAGCGCGATACCCGCAGTTCCGCCCAGCGCAATCACGACGGCCTCAACGCCGCCCTGCGCGCGATGCTGGCCAGCGGCGAACTGGGCCGACACAACGGATTGCCGGCATCCATCGTCGTGACGACCACGCTGACCGAGCTGGAAGCCGCCGCAGGCAAGGGCTTGACCGGCGGGGGCACCATCTTGCCGATGTCCGACGTGATCCGCCTGGCCCGCCACGCCCACCACTACCTGGCCGTCTTCGACAGGGGCGAACCGCTCGCCTTGTATCACGGCAAGCGTTTGGCCTCACCCGGCCAGCGAATTGTGTTGTACGCCATGGATCGTGGCTGCTCCCATCCGGGTTGTGATGTGCCGGGCTACTACTGCGAAGTCCACCACGTCGACGATTGGGCCAGCACCTGCCGCACCGATATCGATCAACTCACCCTGGCCTGCGGACCCCACCACCGGCTTCTCGAGAAGGGCTGGACCACCCGAAGACGCGCCAACGGCGACACCGAATGGATTCCGCCGCCGCACCTGGATCGTGGACAGCCGCGGACCAACACCTTCCACCACCCCGAGAAGGTCCTGGCCGAAGACGATGACGAAGATGCCGACGAAGCGGGGGCGGCCTAA
- a CDS encoding YbhB/YbcL family Raf kinase inhibitor-like protein — MSTAPDPYAALPKLPSFTLTSESIANGQALAMPQVSGIMGAGGEDVSPQLSWSGFPGETRSFAVTVYDPDAPTASGFWHWAVANLPADVTELPAGAGDGSDLPGDALTLVNDAGMRRYIGAAPPPGHGPHRYYIAVHAVDVDKLDLSEDASPAYLGFNLFQHAIARAVIHGVYEQK; from the coding sequence ATGAGCACCGCGCCCGACCCGTACGCCGCGCTGCCGAAGCTGCCGTCGTTCACCCTGACGTCGGAATCGATCGCCAACGGCCAGGCGCTGGCCATGCCGCAGGTCAGCGGAATCATGGGCGCGGGCGGAGAAGACGTCAGCCCGCAGTTGAGCTGGTCGGGGTTTCCGGGGGAGACGCGCAGCTTCGCCGTCACCGTCTACGACCCCGATGCGCCGACGGCCTCGGGGTTCTGGCACTGGGCGGTGGCCAACCTGCCGGCCGACGTCACCGAACTTCCCGCGGGCGCGGGGGATGGGAGTGACCTGCCCGGCGACGCGCTGACGCTGGTCAACGACGCGGGCATGCGCCGCTACATCGGCGCCGCGCCGCCGCCGGGTCACGGGCCGCACCGGTACTACATCGCCGTGCACGCCGTGGACGTGGACAAGCTGGACCTCAGCGAGGATGCCAGCCCCGCGTACCTGGGCTTCAACCTGTTCCAGCACGCGATCGCGCGCGCCGTCATTCACGGCGTCTACGAGCAGAAGTAG
- a CDS encoding quinone-dependent dihydroorotate dehydrogenase, whose translation MYGLVRRLFFLVPPERIHTLVFAVLRGATAVALTRRLLHRLLAPTDPVLGSTVFGARFPGPLGLAAGFDKDGKGLLTWGALGFGYAEVGTVTANAQPGNPPPRMFRLPADRALLNRMGFNNLGAGALAIQLARHRPDIPIGVNIGKTKATPAADAVEDYRASARLVAPLASYLVVNVSSPNTPGLRDLQAVESLRPILSAVLAETSKPVLVKIAPDLSDADLDDIADLAVELGLAGIVATNTTVSRDGLKTPGVDALGPGGISGRPVARRAAEVLRRLYARVGDRLVLVSVGGIETADDAWERITAGASLLQAYTGFIYGGGLWPKRIHDGIARRLRDGGFASLSDAVGSAAPRAGGPAS comes from the coding sequence CTGTACGGCCTTGTGCGACGGCTGTTCTTCCTGGTTCCGCCCGAACGCATCCACACGCTGGTCTTCGCGGTGCTGCGGGGGGCCACCGCCGTCGCCCTGACGCGGCGGCTGTTGCACCGCCTGCTCGCCCCCACCGATCCGGTGCTGGGGAGCACGGTGTTCGGGGCGCGGTTTCCGGGGCCGCTCGGGCTGGCCGCCGGCTTCGACAAGGACGGCAAGGGTTTGCTGACCTGGGGTGCTTTGGGGTTCGGGTACGCGGAGGTCGGAACCGTCACCGCCAACGCGCAGCCCGGCAACCCGCCGCCGCGGATGTTCCGGCTGCCCGCCGACCGCGCCCTGCTGAACCGGATGGGCTTCAACAATCTCGGCGCCGGCGCGCTGGCGATCCAGCTCGCCCGTCACCGTCCCGACATCCCGATCGGGGTCAACATCGGCAAGACGAAGGCCACGCCGGCCGCCGACGCCGTCGAGGACTACCGGGCCAGCGCCCGCCTGGTCGCCCCGCTGGCGTCCTACCTGGTGGTCAATGTGAGCTCGCCGAACACGCCGGGCCTGCGCGACCTACAGGCCGTCGAGTCGCTGCGGCCCATCCTGTCGGCCGTCCTGGCCGAGACGTCGAAACCCGTGCTGGTGAAGATCGCGCCCGACCTTTCCGATGCCGATCTCGACGACATCGCCGACCTGGCCGTCGAGTTGGGGCTGGCCGGAATCGTCGCCACCAACACCACCGTGTCGCGCGACGGCCTGAAGACGCCGGGCGTCGACGCGCTGGGCCCCGGCGGCATCTCCGGACGACCCGTGGCGCGCCGCGCCGCCGAGGTGCTGCGCCGGCTCTACGCCCGGGTCGGCGACCGCCTGGTGCTGGTCAGTGTCGGCGGCATCGAAACCGCCGACGACGCGTGGGAGCGGATCACCGCGGGCGCGTCGCTGCTGCAGGCCTATACCGGCTTCATCTACGGGGGCGGCTTGTGGCCCAAGCGCATTCACGACGGCATCGCCCGCCGGCTCCGCGACGGCGGATTCGCCTCGCTCAGCGACGCGGTCGGGTCGGCGGCGCCGAGGGCCGGCGGCCCGGCGAGTTAG
- a CDS encoding SCO1664 family protein, whose translation MNSRPDDREVLRNGELTVLGRIRSASNATFLCESTLGESIVHCVYKPISGEAPLWDFPDGTLAGRELAAYLVSTQLGWNIVPYTVIRHGPAGPGMLQLWVEQPGDAADSDPRPGPDLVDLFPANKPEPGYLPVLRAYDYAGDEVVLMHADDIRLRRMAVFDVLINNADRKGGHVLRDIEGHVYGVDHGVCLHVENKLRTVLWGWANKPVDRKMLEAVAGLTEALGGSLGDELAEHITPAEVAALRRRAHALLNDPVMPGPNRHRPIPWPAF comes from the coding sequence ATGAACTCGAGGCCTGACGACCGCGAGGTGTTGCGCAACGGTGAGCTGACAGTCCTCGGACGCATCCGCTCAGCCAGCAACGCCACCTTCTTGTGCGAGTCCACGCTCGGCGAGTCGATCGTGCACTGCGTCTACAAACCGATCTCCGGTGAAGCCCCGCTGTGGGATTTTCCCGACGGGACGCTGGCGGGTCGCGAACTTGCCGCGTACCTGGTGTCGACGCAGTTGGGGTGGAACATCGTGCCGTACACGGTGATTCGTCACGGGCCGGCCGGCCCGGGCATGCTGCAACTGTGGGTGGAACAGCCCGGCGACGCGGCCGACTCCGACCCGAGGCCCGGCCCCGACCTGGTCGACCTGTTTCCCGCCAACAAGCCCGAGCCGGGCTATCTGCCGGTGCTGCGGGCCTACGACTACGCGGGCGACGAGGTCGTCTTGATGCACGCCGACGACATCCGGCTGCGGCGGATGGCCGTCTTCGACGTCCTGATCAACAACGCCGACCGCAAGGGCGGCCACGTTCTGCGTGACATCGAGGGCCACGTCTACGGCGTCGACCACGGGGTGTGCCTGCATGTCGAGAACAAGCTGCGCACGGTGTTATGGGGCTGGGCCAACAAGCCCGTCGACCGGAAGATGCTGGAGGCGGTGGCCGGGCTCACCGAGGCCCTGGGCGGCTCGCTGGGCGATGAACTGGCCGAGCACATCACGCCGGCCGAGGTCGCGGCGCTGCGCAGGCGCGCGCATGCGCTGCTGAACGATCCGGTGATGCCGGGCCCCAACCGGCACCGTCCCATTCCCTGGCCGGCCTTCTAA
- a CDS encoding DUF5703 family protein, giving the protein MSAPRRSQLPPGWDTELSDEYEWVPLRLPPEVTRLSASIRLSIEAEYRGWELTRVRLYTDGSRRVLLRRKKSRLDNRRPDQPQL; this is encoded by the coding sequence TTGAGCGCGCCGCGCCGAAGTCAGTTGCCCCCGGGCTGGGACACCGAACTGTCCGACGAATACGAGTGGGTGCCGCTGCGCCTGCCGCCCGAGGTGACCCGGCTCAGCGCGTCCATCCGCCTGTCCATCGAGGCCGAATACCGGGGCTGGGAGTTGACCCGAGTGCGGCTTTACACCGACGGCAGCCGCCGGGTGTTGTTGCGCCGCAAGAAGTCTCGGCTGGACAACCGGCGACCCGACCAGCCGCAACTGTGA
- a CDS encoding YncE family protein, whose protein sequence is MAAHRGAVGVALLLAAVTGCSSNTFKSAPPTIEPASAAVSPPESQNPAGAVRPLPARASAAAFDGGTHRLAVLAPGAGPAEPATVTVFDDPQAPPRVIDLPGPANALTDDGHGTLFLAARGGYVVVDLVTGHTGQVNVTDAQQTEFTAVAQRADGKLVLGSADGAVYTLASPAPAAPTPAATATVAGRSKIFARVDCLATQGNTTAVLDRGQTSVTTIGADGQVQQALRAGEGATTMAADPWGRILVADTRGGQLLAYGVDPLILRQAYPVPQAPYGLAGSRALAWVSQTASNMVIGYDLSTGIPVEKVRYPTVQQPNSLAFDEASDTLYVVSGSGAGVQVIEHAAGTR, encoded by the coding sequence ATGGCAGCTCACCGCGGTGCGGTCGGCGTCGCCCTTTTGCTGGCCGCGGTCACGGGATGTTCGTCGAATACATTCAAATCCGCGCCGCCCACCATCGAACCGGCGTCAGCCGCCGTTTCTCCGCCGGAGTCGCAGAACCCGGCCGGCGCGGTGCGACCGCTACCCGCCCGCGCGTCCGCGGCGGCCTTCGACGGCGGCACGCACCGATTGGCCGTGCTGGCGCCGGGCGCCGGCCCGGCGGAGCCGGCCACCGTCACCGTCTTCGACGACCCCCAGGCCCCGCCGCGCGTCATCGACCTGCCGGGACCGGCGAACGCATTGACCGACGACGGCCACGGCACGCTCTTCCTGGCAGCCCGGGGCGGCTATGTCGTGGTCGACCTGGTGACCGGCCACACCGGACAGGTGAACGTGACCGACGCCCAGCAGACCGAATTCACCGCGGTCGCCCAACGGGCCGATGGAAAGCTGGTGTTGGGCAGCGCCGACGGGGCCGTCTACACGCTCGCTTCCCCCGCGCCCGCCGCGCCGACACCCGCCGCCACCGCGACCGTCGCCGGCCGGAGCAAGATCTTCGCACGCGTCGATTGTCTTGCAACGCAAGGGAACACCACCGCGGTCCTGGACCGTGGACAGACCTCCGTGACCACGATCGGCGCCGACGGTCAGGTCCAACAGGCGCTGCGGGCCGGTGAAGGCGCCACCACCATGGCCGCGGACCCGTGGGGCCGCATCCTGGTCGCCGACACCCGGGGTGGCCAGCTACTCGCCTACGGCGTCGACCCGCTGATCCTGCGTCAGGCCTATCCGGTGCCGCAGGCGCCGTACGGCCTGGCCGGCTCGCGCGCATTGGCCTGGGTTTCGCAGACCGCTTCTAATATGGTCATTGGTTACGATCTGTCCACCGGAATTCCCGTCGAAAAGGTGCGTTACCCAACCGTGCAGCAACCGAACTCACTGGCCTTCGACGAAGCGTCGGACACGTTGTACGTGGTGTCGGGGTCCGGTGCGGGGGTGCAGGTGATCGAACACGCGGCGGGTACGCGTTGA
- a CDS encoding MSMEG_4193 family putative phosphomutase: MTVILLRHGRSTSNTAGVLAGRSEGVDLDDKGRDQAAGLIDRIGDLPIRALVSSPLLRCRRTVEPLAAALCLEPIIDERLAEVDYGDWTGRKIAELAGESLWKVVQAHPSAAVFPGGEGLAHVQARAVAAIREHDRRLALEHGGERGGDVLWVACTHGDVIKAVIADAYGMHLDAFQRVTADPASVSVVRYTELRPFVLHVNHTGAKLAAALRAGPPPQDEAKAKTDGESPAAPTEQPTEQPTEQPAAVVPSSDAVVGGSTD, encoded by the coding sequence ATGACGGTCATCCTGTTGCGGCACGGTCGCTCCACCTCCAACACCGCCGGCGTCCTGGCCGGTCGCTCGGAGGGCGTCGACCTCGACGACAAGGGCCGCGATCAGGCCGCGGGCCTGATCGACCGGATCGGTGATCTGCCGATCCGCGCGCTGGTGAGTTCGCCGTTGCTGCGCTGCCGCCGCACGGTCGAGCCGCTTGCCGCCGCGCTGTGCCTGGAGCCGATCATCGACGAGCGGCTCGCCGAAGTGGACTACGGGGACTGGACCGGCCGCAAGATCGCCGAGCTGGCCGGCGAATCGCTGTGGAAAGTCGTGCAGGCCCACCCGAGCGCCGCGGTCTTCCCCGGCGGCGAGGGGCTGGCGCACGTGCAGGCCCGCGCCGTGGCCGCCATCCGGGAACACGATCGACGGCTGGCCCTAGAGCACGGCGGGGAACGCGGCGGCGACGTCCTATGGGTGGCCTGCACTCACGGTGATGTCATCAAGGCGGTCATCGCCGACGCGTACGGCATGCACCTGGACGCGTTCCAACGGGTCACCGCCGACCCGGCGTCGGTGAGTGTGGTCCGATACACCGAATTGCGTCCGTTTGTGTTGCACGTCAACCACACCGGTGCAAAGTTGGCCGCGGCGCTGCGGGCCGGGCCACCGCCCCAGGACGAGGCGAAGGCGAAGACCGACGGCGAGTCCCCGGCGGCACCAACGGAACAGCCGACGGAACAGCCGACGGAACAGCCGGCCGCGGTCGTGCCGTCCAGCGACGCGGTGGTCGGCGGCTCGACCGATTAA